The following proteins come from a genomic window of Athalia rosae chromosome 1, iyAthRosa1.1, whole genome shotgun sequence:
- the LOC105692047 gene encoding zinc finger protein 768-like, translating into MLHSTLPRAFLTPGLKYLSGYYGEDVAAYPASSYPVPFDEHYSSRVSEHHVFPTWHTVHRPASPCPLDLSLKTSNNKIDENAFDDSETSELRPETHHHHPHDVRRYVLAGDDRVINGKIDEDIIETAANQDQQTLISDKSHPSIRDIRIPRVPLEPDRDLDRLESDHEIDQVVRVYPEEKDLQVQLTSPRYNVSGEKIILHSPNLHSQSLPGYPSHHHHHHHQLLMTPQHHLQGIHAPMTPPSTPSPPQCPRKRRREEPSPVSPTAGASAPGSTVSAKQSQSSVAEKAPRQKKKHARRLKFDEDTSSPVSGTVILGPDEAVVTGDIDPAFNVVEVTEEARAELAKIENRLGPYQCRLCRQLHDDAFQLAQHRCSRIAHVEYRCPECDKRFSCPANLASHRRWHKPRVPQQQSDINVSGVTTNNRTTPSLSSSSSSSSSTSPGATANSEFSCSRCEAKFSRQASLRKHMTSQHSETNNNVVVVNSNSGRSSAGSCTSVSSLPNTNNMEQVLKHVGGHLGHSPLTVEMP; encoded by the coding sequence atgcTGCACAGCACCTTGCCGCGGGCGTTCCTCACCCCGGGATTGAAATACCTGAGCGGCTATTACGGGGAAGATGTTGCTGCTTATCCGGCTTCTTCGTATCCGGTACCATTCGACGAACATTATTCCTCGAGAGTCAGCGAACACCACGTGTTTCCCACGTGGCACACCGTCCACAGACCAGCATCCCCGTGTCCGCTGGACTTGTCGTTGAAAACGTCCaacaataaaattgatgaaaatgctTTCGACGATTCGGAGACTTCCGAGTTACGACCGGAGACTCATCATCACCATCCACACGATGTTCGAAGATACGTTTTGGCCGGTGATGATCGTGTAATAAacggaaaaatcgacgaagatATTATCGAAACTGCTGCGAATCAAGATCAGCAAACACTGATATCGGATAAAAGTCACCCATCGATCCGCGACATTCGGATTCCTCGGGTACCCCTCGAACCCGATCGAGATCTGGATCGTCTGGAAAGCGATCACGAAATCGATCAAGTCGTACGAGTTTATCCCGAGGAGAAAGATCTACAGGTACAACTGACCAGTCCCCGTTACAATGTATCCGGTGAGAAAATCATTCTCCACAGTCCAAATCTGCACTCGCAATCGCTACCTGGTTATCCatctcatcatcatcaccatcatcaccaGCTTCTGATGACGCCGCAACATCATCTCCAAGGAATTCACGCGCCAATGACACCACCGAGCACACCGTCCCCGCCTCAGTGTCCGAGGAAAAGACGTAGAGAAGAACCCTCACCGGTATCACCAACCGCTGGAGCATCGGCTCCCGGTAGCACCGTGAGCGCGAAACAATCGCAATCATCGGTAGCCGAAAAAGCACCcagacagaagaaaaaacatgcgaggagattgaaatttgacgaagATACGAGCAGTCCCGTGTCCGGTACGGTGATCCTTGGTCCCGACGAAGCCGTTGTAACCGGGGACATCGACCCGGCATTCAACGTGGTCGAAGTTACGGAAGAAGCACGTGCCGAGTTGGCTAAAATCGAAAACCGACTCGGTCCTTACCAATGCAGACTGTGCCGTCAGTTGCACGACGACGCTTTCCAGCTGGCACAGCACAGGTGTTCCAGAATAGCCCACGTGGAGTACCGCTGTCCGGAGTGCGACAAACGTTTTTCATGTCCCGCTAATCTCGCGTCGCACAGACGTTGGCACAAACCGCGGGTACCGCAACAACAAAGTGACATCAACGTATCCGGGGTGACGACGAACAACAGGACGACgccgtcgttgtcgtcgtcctcgtcgtcgtcgtcgtcaacgaGTCCCGGCGCTACCGCGaattcggaattttcgtgCTCGAGATGCGAAGCGAAATTCAGCCGACAAGCCTCGTTGAGGAAGCACATGACCAGTCAACATTCCGAAACGAATAACAATGTCGTCGTCGTGAACAGCAACAGCGGAAGGAGCAGCGCGGGAAGTTGTACGAGCGTTTCCAGTCTACCGAATACCAATAACATGGAACAAGTCCTGAAGCACGTCGGTGGACACCTTGGTCATTCGCCGTTGACAGTCGAGATGCCCTGA